One Abyssisolibacter fermentans genomic window, CCAACCCAAAAAGTTCTTCCTGATAAAAATTGTCTTAAATTATATATGTTGTCATAAAGTTTTTCAGCTTCTTCTCTTGTAGTATGAACTAGACTACAGTTATATTCAACTGCTCTTCTAACAGTTTCCCACCAGTATTCTCTTCTTTTTTGATCAGGTAACCATCTTGAATAGGTCCTATAATATACAAAACTACCTAATTGTTTCATAGGTGACGCTTTGTGTTTGTATTTGCTTATAAATTCATCAGATAATAATCTGTCTTCTTTTTTCTTAATAGCATTTCTCAATTTATTCTGTTCTTCTCTATATATTATGTACCTCTTAGCTACATCCTTTCTAGAGCTCTCCATTAAAAGTTCTTCTACAATATCTTGTATCTCCTCTACATTTATTACATCTTTATTATTAATGCTGCTACTAATTCTATTCGTAATTTGTTTGCTAAGATTATTATCTACTCCTAGCTTTGTTTCTGTCATAGCTTTTTCTATAGCGTTAATAATCTTGAAATCATGAAAATCAACTAAATTACCATTTCTTTTTATCACTTTGACCATTCAAAACCCTCCATCACTCAAAAGAAATTAAAAACAAAATCTAAAATTTAAATAATCTTAACTTAGATTCTGCTAAAATACATAACGGAAAATATATGTATACATAATTTCAGTGGTTTACAAGTTCCTATGTATTATAGAAACAAGTCATTCTAATATAATAATATTAACCTTAACTTATGATTTATTACAATATATTGTGTTCCATATTATTATTGCACCAATATATTGTATCACCATGTCAATTAGATGTCAAAAATAAATTTCTATATATATTAAAAATACTAGCATTAATAAAGCAGAATAAGCATAAATCTATGCCTTACTCCGCTTTTATATATTACATCATTTATTAGAATTTTAATACTATTGTTCTAGATTTTTAAAAGCATTAACAGTATATCTATTGCTGGCATTCCAGAAAATCCACTCATTTAATCCTGCATCTTTTGTAGCTTTTATTTGAGCCTGAATTTGCGGCTCTTTATATGGAATCCAATTACTCCCATAGTCTTTTTTTAGCCAAGTAGCTGAAAAATCTTGTAACCAAGGTCTTAATATCGCTTTTCTTGAATTATCAGACTTATCAATTCTATCTTTAGCTCTTTTCATAGCATTATAAACTATTGTATACGGCTGAGAATCTGGATATTTAGCCCCATAAGAACCCATTGCATAATGAGATGGATAAACCATTGGACATAATATATCTGTAGCTCCTGCAAGCATCTCCAAATTTTGTCCTATCCCTGAATCATTCTTGTTATTAATTATGTCACCAAAAATATCTGCTGAAACATATACTCCTAAAGGTTCTAGTTCTTCTCTTGCTTTTTTTAAAAATCCAGATATAGCATCAGCTTTTGTCATACTTTGTTCTGCTTGTCCATAACTAATACTACCTTTATTCCCCCCTGTTGGGAATCTTACATAATCAAATTGAATTTCATTAAAGCCATTCAAAGCAGCATCAGCAGCAATACTTATCGGATATTCCCATGCTTGCTCATTAAATGGGTTTAACCACACATTACCCTTATTATCTCTCCACACTCTACCACTCTTCGTTTTTATAGCTAAATCTGGTCTTTTACTGCCCGCATTCGTGTCTTTAAATGTAACTATCCTTGCAATTAGATATACATTATTCTTTTTCAATGTCT contains:
- a CDS encoding putative glycoside hydrolase codes for the protein MKKSIKNLASFFVICSLLITTFSYPVHCETDNISSDLDNSVVDYDYLKQPQVNWEAYKEKVEVRGIYVTANSLGNKASFDRLLGIVKNTEINAMVIDIKEDLGILAYKPDIEFVKQNGLDKNTKVRNFYDRIETLKKNNVYLIARIVTFKDTNAGSKRPDLAIKTKSGRVWRDNKGNVWLNPFNEQAWEYPISIAADAALNGFNEIQFDYVRFPTGGNKGSISYGQAEQSMTKADAISGFLKKAREELEPLGVYVSADIFGDIINNKNDSGIGQNLEMLAGATDILCPMVYPSHYAMGSYGAKYPDSQPYTIVYNAMKRAKDRIDKSDNSRKAILRPWLQDFSATWLKKDYGSNWIPYKEPQIQAQIKATKDAGLNEWIFWNASNRYTVNAFKNLEQ